A genomic region of Colletotrichum destructivum chromosome 1, complete sequence contains the following coding sequences:
- a CDS encoding Putative transcription factor CBF/NF-Y/archaeal histone domain, histone-fold — protein MAEDTNTYAPKSPDLSSFYSAAPAPPTPPLHNLQHNQQHLNKLQTAAPPVYEYSSPSPRAYHPHQSSSTPVHIKQEQPPHYPPSVAIKSESVFSSYQPQTQTHHRHQHQQHQQHAHQPQYLSPRYQHSPPQQHQQHPSPQHPPQSAYGIQPAVKHQEQYQPPPLQSQGFLDLKTYAGPTQLYDIPYNPDSQHLPQTPGSATMPPRKNTQPAPSPPPIDPSPVRTKFPTARIKRIMQADEEVGKVAQQTPIAVGKALEMFMIAVVSRSAEIAREKNSKRVTAQMLKQVIETDGQYDFLADIAAKVGDEEKRGSRSKAESESEEEMEVETKKKGKGGRKKKVA, from the coding sequence ATGGCGGAGGACACTAATACCTACGCCCCAAAGTCGCCGGACCTCTCTTCTTTTTATTCGGCAGCACCCGCCCCGCCCACGCCTCCACTGCACAATCTGCAGCACAACCAGCAACACCTGAACAAGCTGCAAACCGCTGCACCGCCGGTATATGAATACTCCTCCCCCTCGCCGCGCGCCTACCATCCTCACCAGTCGTCTTCAACTCCTGTACACATCAAACAGGAACAGCCGCCCCACTACCCGCCTTCAGTGGCAATCAAGTCCGAATCAGTCTTCTCTTCCTATCAGCCACAAACGCAAAcacaccaccgccaccaacaccagcagcaccaacagCACGCGCACCAACCGCAGTACCTGTCTCCTCGGTACCAGCATTCGCCGCCacaacagcaccagcaacacCCGTCTCCGCAACACCCACCGCAAAGTGCATATGGGATCCAGCCCGCCGTCAAGCATCAAGAACAATATCAACCGCCACCACTGCAAAGCCAGGGGTTTCTAGACCTGAAAACCTACGCTGGACCAACTCAACTGTACGACATCCCGTACAACCCAGACTCGCAACACCTGCCACAAACACCGGGTTCAGCAACAATGCCCCCCAGAAAGAACACACAGCcggctccatcgccgcccccAATTGATCCCTCGCCAGTCCGCACTAAGTTCCCTACAGCCAGGATAAAGCGCATCAtgcaggccgacgaggaggttggTAAGGTCGCCCAGCAGACCCCCATTGCCGTCGGCAAGGCTCTGGAGATGTTCATgatcgccgtcgtcagccgCAGCGCGGAAATCGCCCGGGAGAAGAACTCGAAGCGAGTCACGGCTCAGATGCTCAAGCAAGTCATTGAGACAGACGGCCAGTATGACTTCTTGGCCGACATTGCTGCCAAGGTTGGCGATGAAGAGAAGCGGGGCAGCCGCTCCAAGGCCGAGTCGGAGAGTGAGGAAGAAATGGAAGtcgagaccaagaagaagggcaagggggGCCGCAAGAAGAAGGTTGCGTGA